The Pseudarthrobacter sp. NS4 genome includes a window with the following:
- a CDS encoding glycosyltransferase, which produces MPTLLLDFNDALQGFNRSNISELYAEFAPYFPLAVAGVIVWGLWLYRFILSHRARPIVTEFRASTSVIVPSFHEDPEILMSALESWRQQKPDEIIIVLDVEDLDAYQRITALGDDSIRPVLFHHMGKRSALGVGMRMARHEILVLTDSDTWWQPGLLVNVQMPFKDPAVGAVGTHQNVYQRDTSIWRRIADWLVNVRYLDYVPAMGRVGAVPCISGRTAVYRRSAVMGVIEHLENEFFMGRRCISGDDGRLTWLVLASGYKTVHQSSARALSMFPSSFRAFMKQRIRWSRNSYRCYLTAIAKGWLWRVPFVTKVTVLQILLTPVTMGLTLVYLIFHRLDPTPLGFGAALCWLLLGRGIRGASHLRRHPKDLLILPVLAVTVILVALPIKMYAFATMNKQGWLTRHANQMGGDGQGSRTLSTGEVTA; this is translated from the coding sequence ATGCCCACCCTTCTCCTTGACTTCAACGATGCCCTGCAGGGCTTCAACCGAAGCAACATCAGTGAACTTTACGCAGAATTCGCCCCCTACTTTCCGCTCGCGGTGGCGGGTGTGATCGTTTGGGGGCTCTGGCTTTACCGCTTCATCCTCTCGCACCGGGCGCGCCCCATTGTCACGGAGTTCCGGGCTTCCACGTCGGTGATCGTGCCGTCCTTCCACGAGGATCCGGAGATCCTGATGAGCGCGCTGGAGTCTTGGCGGCAACAGAAGCCGGACGAAATCATCATTGTTTTGGACGTCGAGGACCTTGACGCCTACCAGCGCATCACGGCGCTGGGTGATGACTCGATCCGGCCCGTCCTGTTTCACCACATGGGCAAGAGATCCGCGCTGGGTGTGGGGATGCGGATGGCCAGGCACGAGATTCTTGTCCTCACGGACTCGGACACCTGGTGGCAGCCGGGCCTGCTGGTTAACGTCCAGATGCCCTTCAAAGACCCCGCGGTTGGGGCAGTTGGCACCCACCAGAACGTGTACCAACGGGATACGAGCATCTGGCGCCGTATCGCGGACTGGCTGGTTAATGTCCGGTACCTGGACTACGTGCCTGCCATGGGCAGGGTGGGAGCCGTTCCGTGCATTTCCGGGCGTACTGCTGTCTACCGTCGAAGTGCGGTGATGGGCGTCATCGAGCACTTGGAAAACGAGTTCTTCATGGGCCGTCGCTGCATTTCAGGTGACGACGGGCGGCTTACCTGGCTGGTGCTGGCCTCCGGCTACAAGACGGTCCATCAGTCCTCCGCACGGGCGCTGTCCATGTTCCCGTCCAGCTTCCGGGCGTTCATGAAGCAGCGCATCCGCTGGAGCCGGAACTCATACCGGTGCTACCTGACTGCCATTGCCAAGGGGTGGCTGTGGCGGGTCCCGTTCGTGACCAAGGTGACTGTACTGCAAATCCTGCTGACGCCGGTCACCATGGGCCTGACCCTCGTCTATCTGATCTTCCACCGCTTGGATCCCACCCCGCTGGGTTTCGGTGCAGCCCTCTGTTGGCTTCTGCTCGGCCGGGGCATCCGCGGCGCGTCCCATCTGCGCCGGCATCCGAAGGACCTCCTGATCCTCCCGGTCCTGGCAGTCACTGTGATCCTTGTGGCCCTGCCCATCAAGATGTACGCCTTCGCCACGATGAATAAGCAGGGCTGGCTTACCCGCCATGCGAACCAAATGGGCGGGGACGGACAGGGCTCCCGCACGCTCAGCACCGGCGAGGTGACAGCATGA
- a CDS encoding right-handed parallel beta-helix repeat-containing protein, with protein sequence MSMTRVILAACLTAALGTAGFIYGGSIRDGSAVDALGRNEIAANGEVQGVLYPGNPASEARLVEQEDQRLVYVRTIASAARWRVEGLEGPYRIRTGSSYTLVLPARSEAYSVADLLALAPNTFRLQDNGSYLLSESIAVLAGATLSLASPDPAKPLNLRLESGAQTFVSVVALGGSLTLGGTETARVSVTSWDSTKAGPDGSTVDGRAYIRVIGGHASFTYAEVSELGFWSGNTGGLSLTGSDEVGTFGGQQPTPGETAAASGGARLLPEAELATLTEKSALDYSVVTAGIDNVRFRNNAFGLFVTNARDIAIRDTTITGSLVDGLVLHRYVTNATITGTTSSGNAVDGFSIGRSTKGVRLEGIKAVANGRNGISLDGRPLADGPNAVGTAVDGYGNNTVAAGSFEDNARYGIEVLGGSGMTLTGNRLEGNEVGIVAADGAKGVAITGNTLLDHARQSIAVRDAGSTAEVSGNTITGGDTGIYVRDASADVSANTLERISNHGITLLGEVPETGVAGNTVSGNGSTAIWAEASTGSTVGENDTLGWVPAYTVERVVKSVFQPLTFVWFVLAALLLITAVARGRNAERVIRSPYADHVPLTSLSRGVVSYEDVRQPR encoded by the coding sequence ATGAGTATGACGCGGGTCATCCTGGCCGCCTGCCTCACCGCTGCACTGGGTACGGCCGGCTTCATCTACGGCGGGTCCATCCGGGATGGCTCCGCCGTCGATGCCCTGGGCCGGAACGAGATAGCGGCCAACGGCGAGGTGCAGGGAGTTCTGTACCCCGGCAACCCTGCCAGCGAGGCACGGCTCGTGGAGCAGGAAGACCAACGGCTTGTCTACGTCCGGACCATTGCTTCCGCAGCCCGCTGGCGGGTGGAAGGCCTCGAGGGGCCCTACCGGATCCGGACCGGGTCCAGCTACACCCTGGTCCTGCCGGCCCGGAGTGAGGCCTACTCGGTAGCTGACCTGCTGGCCCTGGCCCCCAATACCTTCCGGCTGCAGGACAACGGATCTTATTTGCTGTCCGAGAGCATCGCCGTCCTTGCCGGGGCCACCCTGTCACTCGCCTCACCGGATCCTGCCAAGCCGCTGAACCTTCGTTTGGAAAGCGGGGCGCAGACCTTCGTCTCGGTGGTAGCGCTGGGTGGATCCCTCACTCTGGGCGGGACTGAAACCGCCCGCGTGAGCGTCACCAGCTGGGACAGCACCAAGGCCGGGCCGGACGGGAGCACAGTGGACGGCCGGGCGTATATCCGGGTGATTGGCGGGCACGCCTCGTTCACTTACGCAGAGGTCTCCGAGCTCGGCTTCTGGAGTGGGAACACAGGAGGGCTGTCACTGACCGGAAGCGATGAGGTGGGTACCTTCGGCGGGCAACAGCCGACACCGGGGGAGACGGCGGCCGCCAGCGGTGGCGCCAGGCTCCTCCCGGAGGCAGAACTGGCAACCCTGACCGAAAAATCCGCCCTGGACTACAGTGTGGTCACCGCCGGCATCGACAACGTCCGGTTCCGGAACAACGCCTTCGGCCTCTTCGTCACCAACGCCCGTGACATCGCCATCAGGGACACCACCATCACGGGAAGCCTCGTGGATGGGCTGGTACTCCACCGGTACGTCACCAACGCCACCATCACGGGCACCACCTCCTCCGGAAACGCCGTTGACGGATTCAGCATCGGAAGATCGACCAAAGGCGTCCGACTCGAAGGAATCAAGGCTGTGGCCAACGGACGCAACGGCATCTCCCTGGACGGCCGGCCCCTCGCGGACGGGCCTAACGCCGTCGGAACCGCGGTTGACGGCTACGGGAACAACACGGTCGCCGCCGGATCCTTCGAGGACAACGCCCGCTACGGGATCGAAGTCCTCGGAGGTTCGGGAATGACCCTTACTGGCAACAGACTTGAAGGCAACGAGGTAGGCATAGTGGCCGCCGACGGCGCCAAGGGAGTCGCCATCACGGGCAACACCCTGCTGGACCATGCAAGGCAGTCCATAGCGGTGCGCGATGCCGGTTCCACCGCTGAGGTGAGCGGCAATACGATCACCGGGGGTGACACCGGCATCTACGTCCGGGATGCCAGCGCCGACGTCAGCGCCAATACGTTGGAGAGGATCTCCAACCACGGGATCACGCTCCTGGGCGAAGTCCCGGAAACCGGTGTTGCCGGCAACACCGTGAGCGGGAACGGCTCCACCGCGATCTGGGCGGAGGCGTCAACAGGGTCGACGGTGGGCGAAAACGACACTTTGGGCTGGGTGCCTGCGTACACGGTGGAGCGGGTGGTCAAATCCGTGTTCCAGCCGCTGACCTTTGTCTGGTTCGTCCTGGCCGCGCTCCTGCTCATTACCGCCGTTGCCCGCGGCAGGAACGCCGAGCGGGTTATCCGCAGTCCCTACGCAGACCACGTCCCGCTGACCTCCCTCAGCAGGGGCGTCGTGTCGTACGAAGACGTGAGGCAGCCACGATGA
- a CDS encoding right-handed parallel beta-helix repeat-containing protein: protein MTGRRMMPAVGIAFAAVLLVAVVGIFAVISFQAAAPERKAPPEGPAVTQPGGESPPAAGGPQPVPADCPADTITVTTAAELTAALASPEPGAVIMLADGVYRGNFRAPGAGTAEKPITLCGGSGAALDGGGPEEGYVLHLDQASYWMVQGFTVRNGQKGVMLDETTNSVIQGLRVESTGDEAIHLRRFSSDNKVIGNTISGTGLRKAKFGEGIYIGTAESNWCDISSCEPDKSDRNEIRANTVSGTTAESVDIKEGTSDGSLVGNTFDGASITEADSWVDVKGRGWRIEENTGRNSPLDGFQTHEILDGWGTENVFRNNVAEVNGPGLGYSLKPVRDNVVDCSNTASQAEQGLSNAPCTG from the coding sequence ATGACCGGCCGCAGAATGATGCCCGCCGTTGGCATAGCCTTCGCCGCCGTCCTCCTGGTAGCAGTCGTCGGAATTTTCGCCGTGATCAGCTTCCAGGCCGCCGCACCGGAAAGGAAGGCGCCCCCGGAAGGACCAGCCGTGACGCAACCCGGCGGGGAATCTCCGCCGGCTGCCGGCGGCCCTCAACCTGTTCCCGCGGACTGCCCTGCCGACACCATCACGGTCACGACTGCAGCCGAACTCACTGCAGCGCTGGCATCGCCGGAGCCGGGCGCGGTGATCATGCTGGCCGACGGCGTCTACCGCGGGAATTTCCGGGCACCGGGAGCAGGGACCGCCGAGAAGCCCATCACCCTGTGCGGAGGTTCCGGAGCAGCCCTGGACGGCGGGGGCCCGGAGGAAGGCTACGTTCTGCACCTGGACCAGGCGTCCTACTGGATGGTGCAGGGCTTTACCGTCCGCAACGGCCAAAAAGGCGTCATGTTGGACGAGACCACCAACTCGGTGATTCAAGGCCTGAGGGTCGAAAGCACCGGGGATGAAGCGATCCATCTGCGACGATTCAGCTCGGACAACAAAGTCATCGGCAACACCATCAGCGGAACCGGGCTGAGGAAAGCCAAATTCGGTGAAGGAATCTACATCGGAACAGCCGAAAGCAACTGGTGCGACATCAGTTCCTGTGAACCGGACAAAAGTGACCGGAACGAAATCCGCGCAAACACCGTCTCGGGCACGACGGCCGAAAGCGTCGACATTAAGGAGGGAACATCTGATGGCAGCCTGGTCGGCAACACCTTTGACGGTGCATCCATCACAGAAGCTGACTCCTGGGTGGACGTCAAGGGCAGGGGCTGGCGGATAGAAGAAAACACCGGCAGGAACTCACCTCTGGACGGGTTCCAGACCCACGAAATTCTTGATGGCTGGGGCACTGAAAACGTCTTCCGCAACAACGTGGCCGAAGTCAACGGACCCGGTCTTGGTTACTCACTCAAACCGGTGCGCGACAACGTCGTCGACTGCAGCAACACAGCCTCCCAAGCGGAACAGGGACTTTCCAACGCACCCTGTACCGGCTAA
- a CDS encoding UDP-glucose dehydrogenase family protein, whose amino-acid sequence MNNLPPLSAPKITVIGTGYLGATHAICMAVMGFDVLGYDVDHRKIGQLQAGVVPFYEPGLPEKLQEALTSGRLRFTTDLDEVAQFGDVHFICVGTPQAPNSSAANLTYVESAFTELAARITHKSLLVGKSTVPIGTAARLAGMVADISPLGPALEVAWNPEFLREGFAVQDTLHPDRLVFGVASAWSESMLRRAFEPLLTEGTPLIVADMPTAELVKVAANSFLATKISFINAMAEVCEATSADVSVLAAALSLDDRIGPRFLKPGLGFGGGCLPKDIRAFKHRAEQLGVGQAVSFLGEVDSINNRRRIRTVDLIRELAGGSLAGVKVAALGAAFKPNSDDVRDAPALDVARMLYLEGAAVTVYDPEANTNAHRLYPDLNYVDSLATAAEGADVVALLTEWDEFRSADPDYLGGLVNHRRIVDGRHALDAGRYISSGWEYRALGRPYQAKAAAPSAVPQRDTTPNLAL is encoded by the coding sequence ATGAACAACCTTCCTCCCCTCAGCGCGCCCAAAATCACGGTCATTGGAACCGGATACCTCGGTGCAACCCACGCCATTTGCATGGCCGTCATGGGTTTCGACGTCTTGGGATACGACGTTGACCACCGCAAAATCGGCCAGCTCCAAGCCGGGGTGGTGCCGTTCTACGAACCGGGCCTGCCCGAAAAGCTCCAGGAGGCCCTGACCTCCGGACGGCTCAGATTCACCACCGATTTGGATGAGGTGGCACAGTTCGGGGATGTTCACTTCATCTGCGTAGGGACGCCGCAGGCTCCCAATTCATCGGCCGCCAACCTGACCTACGTAGAGTCCGCCTTCACGGAACTGGCGGCCAGGATTACCCACAAGTCCCTGTTGGTAGGCAAATCGACGGTGCCCATCGGCACCGCCGCCAGGCTGGCCGGTATGGTGGCGGACATCTCGCCCTTGGGACCAGCGCTGGAAGTGGCCTGGAATCCGGAGTTCCTGCGGGAAGGGTTCGCGGTGCAGGACACCCTGCACCCTGACCGGCTGGTGTTCGGCGTGGCATCAGCCTGGTCCGAATCGATGCTCCGGCGTGCCTTCGAGCCCCTGCTCACAGAGGGTACCCCGCTGATCGTCGCCGACATGCCCACAGCCGAACTGGTCAAGGTAGCAGCGAACTCCTTCCTGGCCACCAAAATTTCCTTCATCAACGCCATGGCCGAAGTCTGCGAAGCCACCTCCGCCGACGTCAGCGTGCTCGCTGCTGCACTGAGCCTGGACGACAGAATCGGACCCCGGTTCCTCAAGCCCGGCCTGGGATTCGGAGGCGGCTGCCTGCCAAAGGACATCCGCGCCTTCAAACACCGCGCTGAGCAGCTCGGAGTGGGACAAGCAGTCAGCTTCCTGGGGGAGGTGGACTCCATCAACAACCGCCGGCGCATCCGCACCGTGGACCTGATCCGGGAACTTGCAGGGGGAAGCCTTGCAGGGGTCAAAGTGGCCGCCTTAGGCGCAGCCTTCAAGCCCAATTCCGACGACGTGCGGGACGCACCCGCTTTGGACGTAGCGCGCATGCTCTACCTGGAAGGAGCCGCCGTTACTGTCTACGACCCCGAAGCCAACACCAATGCCCACCGCCTCTATCCGGACCTGAACTACGTGGATTCCCTGGCCACCGCAGCTGAGGGAGCGGACGTCGTGGCCCTCCTTACCGAATGGGATGAGTTCCGCTCAGCGGACCCGGATTACCTGGGCGGATTGGTAAACCACCGGCGCATCGTGGATGGACGGCACGCCCTGGACGCGGGCCGCTACATCTCCAGCGGATGGGAATACCGGGCCCTCGGCCGGCCCTACCAAGCCAAAGCCGCCGCTCCAAGCGCGGTGCCGCAGCGGGACACAACCCCAAATCTTGCACTCTAG
- a CDS encoding Hpt domain-containing protein, whose translation MAKPDAKRLPLLDESVLKRLSANPDDGGVWKVFIHNFLAHLPKRIEELRWALSTGDLTKALDAVHSLKTSSQMVGAEQLADLASKLELSIRDDSTRAEPAVTLPRLAAAHLRGIKHRSQRTTELLHAQLRSGI comes from the coding sequence ATGGCGAAGCCTGATGCCAAACGCCTGCCCCTTCTGGACGAATCCGTACTCAAGAGGCTCTCCGCCAATCCGGATGACGGCGGAGTCTGGAAAGTCTTCATACATAACTTCCTCGCACACCTGCCCAAGAGAATTGAAGAACTGCGCTGGGCCCTCAGCACCGGGGACCTGACCAAAGCACTGGATGCGGTCCACAGCCTCAAGACCTCCAGCCAAATGGTGGGCGCCGAACAGCTCGCCGACCTTGCGTCAAAACTGGAGCTGTCTATTCGTGATGATTCAACCCGTGCAGAACCCGCAGTCACCCTTCCCCGACTGGCAGCGGCACACCTCAGGGGTATCAAGCACCGCAGCCAGCGGACCACTGAGCTCCTGCACGCTCAGCTACGGTCCGGAATCTGA